Proteins found in one Dermacentor silvarum isolate Dsil-2018 chromosome 8, BIME_Dsil_1.4, whole genome shotgun sequence genomic segment:
- the LOC119461782 gene encoding uncharacterized protein LOC119461782 isoform X2, which produces MEAMQDCNLDHLLPPEVWMRILRFVDPEDILAIADVSPLLASFTSDRSVVGTVRFSAETLSEDTLSRFLRAPRAAAISNLDLTNCVLPPSTIVEQGLARCVNLTTLRCVNCRLSSRALFQLVLTRLDKLELLHWSLLGCREGRDEMRPALMVLDSKNSRGTSGIRSMYVELVESAVHVHTLARFLPRCPRLRDLHVHVLGASSCEGCSPGAPTTYGDRPLAELERFTYTTDAARGRCPYASRSAFIESRELWHLLLGDDEPLVQAFRGYATLCNNVALRLRPHKSRSCVHLSELLVPASDEASMPQMCVTVDEPGQLSAAATARGDRWSSLDALTLLSPLPLNRPTFPPGVGALYEAPLKTLLGACSALGELNLSRFHFTPDLSCCALLASACLRHLRALSLPACALAEPNSIEDLARAPFTLQELDVRGSATTAHSVCAVCSDPRTCGDASLAPLALLGPLRRLTLCGLSNVHSVQFLAGCRVRELRLSHLGRRGLCCYTQGLGTVLAAQADGLRVLKMEHSALTLSSHLLLDQITKDRPTQEAAFLPESPPSCIAVATSIFWCSHIHLCLLTCMFQELSVCSLGVCATL; this is translated from the coding sequence ATGGAGGCCATGCAGGACTGCAACTTGGATCATCTGCTGCCGCCTGAGGTTTGGATGCGAATACTGAGGTTCGTCGACCCGGAAGACATTCTGGCTATCGCGGACGTGTCGCCCCTTTTGGCGAGTTTTACGAGCGACCGCTCGGTCGTGGGCACAGTCCGTTTCTCGGCGGAAACTCTTTCGGAGGACACGCTGAGCCGCTTCCTGCGGGCACCTCGCGCCGCGGCCATTTCCAACCTGGATCTCACGAACTgcgttctgccgccgtcgaccATCGTCGAGCAGGGACTGGCACGCTGCGTCAACCTCACAACTCTTCGTTGCGTCAACTGTCGCCTGAGCAGTCGTGCGCTGTTCCAGCTCGTGCTGACCAGGCTGGACAAACTGGAGCTTCTCCACTGGTCGCTGCTGGGCTGCCGCGAGGGCCGCGATGAGATGAGGCCTGCCCTGATGGTGCTCGACTCCAAGAACAGCCGGGGCACGTCGGGCATCCGTTCCATGTACGTCGAGCTGGTCGAGAGCGCCGTCCACGTGCACACGCTGGCCCGGTTCCTGCCGCGCTGTCCGCGCCTGCGGGACCTGCACGTGCACGTGCTGGGAGCGAGCAGCTGCGAGGGCTGCTCGCCCGGCGCCCCGACGACGTACGGCGACCGCCCTCTGGCCGAGCTCGAGCGTTTCACGTACACGACGGACGCGGCGAGAGGCCGCTGCCCGTACGCATCGCGCTCGGCGTTCATCGAGTCCCGCGAGCTGTGGCACCTTCTGCTGGGTGACGACGAACCGCTCGTGCAGGCGTTCCGGGGCTACGCGACGCTGTGCAACAACGTCGCGCTGCGCCTGCGTCCGCACAAGTCGCGCAGCTGCGTCCACCTCTCTGAGCTGCTGGTGCCCGCGAGCGACGAGGCCTCGATGCCCCAGATGTGCGTCACCGTCGACGAGCCGGGCCAGCTGTCGGCGGCCGCGACGGCTCGGGGCGACCGCTGGTCGTCGCTAGACGCCCTGACGCTcctgtcgccgctgccgctgAACCGGCCCACGTTCCCTCCCGGCGTGGGGGCCCTGTACGAGGCCCCGCTCAAGACCCTGCTGGGGGCCTGCTCGGCGCTGGGCGAGCTCAACCTCAGCCGCTTCCACTTCACGCCGGACCTGTCGTGCTGCGCCCTGCTGGCCTCGGCGTGTCTGCGTCACCTGAGGGCACTGTCGCTGCCGGCGTGCGCCCTGGCCGAGCCCAACTCGATCGAGGACCTGGCCCGCGCTCCTTTCACCCTGCAGGAGCTGGACGTCCgcggcagcgccaccaccgcGCACAGCGTGTGCGCCGTGTGCAGCGACCCGCGCACGTGCGGCGACGCGTCGCTCGCGCCGCTGGCGCTGCTGGGACCGCTGCGCCGGCTGACGCTGTGCGGCCTCAGCAACGTGCACAGCGTGCAGTTCCTGGCCGGCTGTCGGGTGCGCGAGCTGCGGCTGTCCCACCTGGGACGCAGGGGCCTGTGCTGCTACACCCAGGGGCTGGGCACCGTGCTGGCAGCCCAGGCGGACGGCCTCCGCGTTCTCAAGATGGAGCACTCAGCGCTAACGCTCAGCTCGCACCTTCTGCTGGACCAGATCACCAAG
- the LOC119461782 gene encoding uncharacterized protein LOC119461782 isoform X3: MEAMQDCNLDHLLPPEVWMRILRFVDPEDILAIADVSPLLASFTSDRSVVGTVRFSAETLSEDTLSRFLRAPRAAAISNLDLTNCVLPPSTIVEQGLARCVNLTTLRCVNCRLSSRALFQLVLTRLDKLELLHWSLLGCREGRDEMRPALMVLDSKNSRGTSGIRSMYVELVESAVHVHTLARFLPRCPRLRDLHVHVLGASSCEGCSPGAPTTYGDRPLAELERFTYTTDAARGRCPYASRSAFIESRELWHLLLGDDEPLVQAFRGYATLCNNVALRLRPHKSRSCVHLSELLVPASDEASMPQMCVTVDEPGQLSAAATARGDRWSSLDALTLLSPLPLNRPTFPPGVGALYEAPLKTLLGACSALGELNLSRFHFTPDLSCCALLASACLRHLRALSLPACALAEPNSIEDLARAPFTLQELDVRGSATTAHSVCAVCSDPRTCGDASLAPLALLGPLRRLTLCGLSNVHSVQFLAGCRVRELRLSHLGRRGLCCYTQGLGTVLAAQADGLRVLKMEHSALTLSSHLLLDQITKVLAYPSLFAYVHVPRVVSVLARCVCDSVGACHQRKARVKK, encoded by the coding sequence ATGGAGGCCATGCAGGACTGCAACTTGGATCATCTGCTGCCGCCTGAGGTTTGGATGCGAATACTGAGGTTCGTCGACCCGGAAGACATTCTGGCTATCGCGGACGTGTCGCCCCTTTTGGCGAGTTTTACGAGCGACCGCTCGGTCGTGGGCACAGTCCGTTTCTCGGCGGAAACTCTTTCGGAGGACACGCTGAGCCGCTTCCTGCGGGCACCTCGCGCCGCGGCCATTTCCAACCTGGATCTCACGAACTgcgttctgccgccgtcgaccATCGTCGAGCAGGGACTGGCACGCTGCGTCAACCTCACAACTCTTCGTTGCGTCAACTGTCGCCTGAGCAGTCGTGCGCTGTTCCAGCTCGTGCTGACCAGGCTGGACAAACTGGAGCTTCTCCACTGGTCGCTGCTGGGCTGCCGCGAGGGCCGCGATGAGATGAGGCCTGCCCTGATGGTGCTCGACTCCAAGAACAGCCGGGGCACGTCGGGCATCCGTTCCATGTACGTCGAGCTGGTCGAGAGCGCCGTCCACGTGCACACGCTGGCCCGGTTCCTGCCGCGCTGTCCGCGCCTGCGGGACCTGCACGTGCACGTGCTGGGAGCGAGCAGCTGCGAGGGCTGCTCGCCCGGCGCCCCGACGACGTACGGCGACCGCCCTCTGGCCGAGCTCGAGCGTTTCACGTACACGACGGACGCGGCGAGAGGCCGCTGCCCGTACGCATCGCGCTCGGCGTTCATCGAGTCCCGCGAGCTGTGGCACCTTCTGCTGGGTGACGACGAACCGCTCGTGCAGGCGTTCCGGGGCTACGCGACGCTGTGCAACAACGTCGCGCTGCGCCTGCGTCCGCACAAGTCGCGCAGCTGCGTCCACCTCTCTGAGCTGCTGGTGCCCGCGAGCGACGAGGCCTCGATGCCCCAGATGTGCGTCACCGTCGACGAGCCGGGCCAGCTGTCGGCGGCCGCGACGGCTCGGGGCGACCGCTGGTCGTCGCTAGACGCCCTGACGCTcctgtcgccgctgccgctgAACCGGCCCACGTTCCCTCCCGGCGTGGGGGCCCTGTACGAGGCCCCGCTCAAGACCCTGCTGGGGGCCTGCTCGGCGCTGGGCGAGCTCAACCTCAGCCGCTTCCACTTCACGCCGGACCTGTCGTGCTGCGCCCTGCTGGCCTCGGCGTGTCTGCGTCACCTGAGGGCACTGTCGCTGCCGGCGTGCGCCCTGGCCGAGCCCAACTCGATCGAGGACCTGGCCCGCGCTCCTTTCACCCTGCAGGAGCTGGACGTCCgcggcagcgccaccaccgcGCACAGCGTGTGCGCCGTGTGCAGCGACCCGCGCACGTGCGGCGACGCGTCGCTCGCGCCGCTGGCGCTGCTGGGACCGCTGCGCCGGCTGACGCTGTGCGGCCTCAGCAACGTGCACAGCGTGCAGTTCCTGGCCGGCTGTCGGGTGCGCGAGCTGCGGCTGTCCCACCTGGGACGCAGGGGCCTGTGCTGCTACACCCAGGGGCTGGGCACCGTGCTGGCAGCCCAGGCGGACGGCCTCCGCGTTCTCAAGATGGAGCACTCAGCGCTAACGCTCAGCTCGCACCTTCTGCTGGACCAGATCACCAAG